Below is a genomic region from Belonocnema kinseyi isolate 2016_QV_RU_SX_M_011 chromosome 4, B_treatae_v1, whole genome shotgun sequence.
agagacaagaagaataatttgattaaaaaagttcaatttccaaacacgtagttgaattttgaactacaaagatcaattttcaagaaaatacaaatgaatttaaataaaattaattaaattgtcaacctaaAAAGGGGACAATTCTTTcgatgaattagttaaattttcaaccttagaaattaatttttaaccaaaaatggataaaattaaatagttgatatttcaaccaaaaaagatttttaatattcgaatattacataaagaaatagttaaatttaaacaaagaagaagTGAAACACTTCATTTTTCagttcaagaattaatttttaacaaaaacaaaagagcagatttttaataaaatagttcaattttcagtttaaaaaaataagttttaataaataaaggaggtttgaacaaaatacttcagtttttaatcaaaaataattaattctcaaccaaaaagacgaaatatcaaacaaaaagattaattttctactaaccagtcgaattttaaaatcaaaaattagttattgaaccaaatttttttgaacaaactagtgaaattttttaacaaatgaatttatttttaaccaaaagaaatgaattaacaaacaagaagaataattttattaaaaaatgtcaatttccaaATATATGGTTGTATTtagaactattaattaattttcaactgaaagagccgaattttcaataagatacctagattttcatccaaatggttcatttttaaactaaaagaggcgaattttaaactgaaaatggatagttaaatttttagttaaacaatttttaacgaaaaaaactgtttttcatcaaaataatttatttatcaccGAACAGATTAATCTTAAAGAAAGaacgtaaaatgtaatagttgatatttcaaccaaaaattattttgaattagaaacaaacaaacaaataacgacgatttttctccaaaacagttggtttttaaaatcttaaaatatgtttgtttttagttttcacgataaaaaaaacttttgaaaacaggtactaaaaatataaaattatttattttaaaactgaataacgcacttttttactttattttacaaatgaactACAAACTTTTATTAATGATTTCGATTAGTAAagctatttttgatttatcaaattcaaattttcgcagAATTCGgacctgataaaaataaatatggtcGAAAACTGGAGACGGGCTGGGATTGGTAGATCGATAACCAATCATATACCTTCTTTTCCACTGTCACATGTTTTTATCCCTTCCATCTCGCAATTCGTCCCAGTTGTCAACAAGATCCGTGAAAAATGGCACCGGTACCGGAACCAACTATTTACGATTTAGCTTATCGTGGACAAGCCGCTGCCGTAAAAATTCTCTTGAGTGAAAATGAGAAGCTGAAAACTCAGACGGACAACGTACgcaaattttgaaagtaatttttcatattattgagGTTAGGTGTCGTAATTTATTCCTCTCTCCAGAATGAACGAATGCTGATTCATTGGGCTGCTCTCGGTGGACATGATGATCTGGTTATTTATTTACTCTCATTAGGCTCTCCCGTTGATCCAACTGACGATGTgagttttttctaataatttattgaaatctttcatttttatcgTGTTTCTTGCAACTGCGTCTTGACCTTCTCAACATGACGAAGCACAACACATGGAGTGGCgggcattttaaattttctgcgttGCGCGGAACTTTACGGTTTTAAGTATTTTGCGTAGGCGGGAcacaaaccattttttaaaactattttcgtcattttttatcacttttttttaaatttagagtgaCTGTTTTAATAGAGGTAACAAATTTTCGGTTGGCAAAAATTTTCACGgtcactgaaatttaaaaattctattttttctcattttaactAATTGAAACGCTCAAAATACTCATTAcggaactgaaaattaaactatttgattgaaaattcatacttttttattcaacattctactattttatagacatttcatttttgtagcttcaaaattcatgtttttggttcaaaattcaactgttttgtaagaaaaataacctatttggttaaaaattaaattattttttgttagaaaattatgtattccatttttcctttaaattattattatttttttaatttgaaaattaaattactggtaagattttgaaattaatttttaagaagaaatgaagtccctgaaaatttattctaactcattataaaaaaattaatacaaaaataacgTAACGTAAAAGTTGTGACAAGAAGAACAAAAacgaaaatacaaattatttcactCATAAAacagtgaatttaatttttaatctgaaattttaccaatttttctcacaaatttttgtttaaattgtggaatttttctagaattttaaaattcaaaaatataaaattctagaaactagaattctagaaattaaaattctagaattctaggaaaatcattataaaaaaaattattacagaaaTAACGAATGTTGAAATATTGAAAGAGATTTCAATGTTTCAACATTCGTTAtttctgtaataatttttttttttaatgatttctctagaattctagaattttaatttctagaattttcgatttctaaaattctaacattctagaaaaaatttacaatctaaacaaaaattttggagaaatattgataaaatttcagatcaaaaattaaattcactgtTTTATGagtgaaataatttgtattttcgtttttcttcttctttttcacaACTTTTACGTTACGTTatttctgtattaatttttttataatgatttttctacaattctagatttttagaattttagtttctagaattttaatttctagaattctaaatttccagaaaaattctataatctagaaacaaaaatttgtaagaaaaattggtaaaattccagataaaaaattaaattcgctgTTTTATGaccaaaataatttgtattttcgtttttcttcttctttttcacaACTTTTACGTTACGTTATTTCTgtactaatttgtttataatgatttttctagaatTCTAGTTTCTAGAATTTTCGTTTCTATCATTCTAGTTTCTAGAGTGCTAGTTTCTAGAATCCTAAAATTCGagaatctgaaacaaaaaaatttgtaagaaaaatttataaaattccagatcaaaaattaaattcagtgtTTTATGACTGAAATAATTTGTACTTTCGCTTTTGTTCTTCTTTTCACGACTTTTACGTTACTTTATtgctgtattaatttttttatattcatgtttctagaattctaaattttccagaaaaatcctATAATctagaaacaaaaatttgtaagaaagatTGGTAAAAGtccaaatcaaaaattaaattcgctGTTTTATgactaaaataatttgtattttcgtTTTTGCTCTTCTTTTCACGACTTTTTATTTTACGTTATTTCTgtactaatttgtttataatgatttttctagaatttttatttctgtcATTCTAGTTTCTAGAGTTTTAGTTTCTATAGTGCTGGTTTCTAGAGTTCTAGTTTCTAGAGTACTAGTTTctagaattcaaaaattctagaatctagaaaaaaaaatttgcaagaaaaattgataaaattccagATCANNNNNNNNNNNNNNNNNNNNNNNNNNNNNNNNNNNNNNNNNNNNNNNNNNNNNNNNNNNNNNNNNNNNNNNNNNNNNNNNNNNNNNNNNNNNNNNNNNNNTTCTAGAGTTTTAGTTTCTATAGTGCTAGTTTCTAGAGTTCTAGTTTCTAGAGTACTAGTTTctagaattcaaaaattctagaatctagaaaaaaaaatttgtaagaaaaattgataaaattccagatcaaaaattaaattcactgtTTTATGagtgaaataatttgtattttcgtTTTTGTTCCTCTTTTCACAACTTTTACGTTACGTTATTTCTatactaatttgtttataatgatttttctagaatttttatttctgtcATTCTAGTTTCTAGAGTTTTAGTTTCTATAGTGCTAGTTTCTAGAGTTCTAGTTTCTAGAGTACTAGTTTctagaattcaaaaattctagaatctagaaaaaaaaatttgcaagaaaaattgataaaattccagatcaaaaattaaattcactgtTTTATGagtgaaataatttgtattttcgtTTTTGTTCCTCTTTTCACAACTTCTACGTTATTTCTgtactaatttgtttataatgatttttctagaatattcGTTTCTGTCATTCTAGTTTCTAGAGTGTTAGTTTCTAGAGTGCTAGTTTCTAgaattctaaaattctagaaaaaaaatttgtaagaaaaattggtaaaattcctaataaaaaattaaattcactgtTTTATGAGTGAAAGGATTTGTATTTTCGTTTTTGTTCTTCTGTTGACAActtttacgtttttaattttgattaaaaaataaatttaagcttaaaattgaaatttcccaGACGAACATGACTCCCCTGATTCTCGCATCATCGGCAGGTCGTGAAGATGTGGTCAAAGTCTTGTTGAAACGAGATGCCAATGTAAACGCAAAAACAACTGAGGGACATTCTGCTCTGCAATATGCCGCTTCCAAAAACTGGCTTGAAATATGTGAAGCTTTGATAAAAAAGGGAGCAGACATCAACATAACAGATAGCAGGGGAGCAACTCCTTTGCATAGAGCAGCGTCTAAAGGGAATCTATTGGTTGTTAAACTCTTTCTCGATTGTGGAAAAGACCTGAAAATAAGTaagttttacataaaatatcattttcaaatacaaattttctacaaaaaagttcaattttcaatttaaaaattccagatagTTTCAGTAAGTAATTTTAAtctcaaaagaagaatttttaataaaataattttattttcaatcaaaaagatacattttcaacaaaaatgatgaatatgcaaatgtaaaaattgaattttcaaaccataagattcaatttttaccaaaaaaagacaattttcaacaaagtacatgaattttcaatgtgccatttgaattttcaaaaaaaaaagtttaattttgaataaaaaacggaatagttcaagtttcagttttaaaaaaattaatttttcaccaaagaaacaTAAATATTTGTAACCGAAGcaatgtattttaaactaaagagaatcgtttttaagaaaatagtttaactttcaatcagctcgttttattttcaaccaaaaagatgagttttaaaataaaatgatgaatatttaactggaatacttgaatttccgcccaaaaacattaatttttaatgaagaaaattatttttcatcaaaaaaaggcgattttccaacaaaataaatcaatttttaattttaaaaaaaatcaaattttaatcaaaaatagaacagttgaatgttcagttaaaaaaaattatttttcaaacaagaatatagtataaataatgtataaacgtacattttcaacaagaaaattaattttcaaacaggaaagatgaattaaaaaaaaaaacaattgaaatttcaagcaaaagcgacgcatttttaacaaaattgttttaacgagataaagaacattttaagtgaaatagaatacttttttagaaaaaaagcaattttttgctataaaagatgaatttttaatccaaaagtacgaatttaacaaaaaaacaggcGATTTATCAGTtacagtttcaactaaaaatataaattttctactaaaataaagaatctttgactagaataattaaattttcaaccaaaaatattaatctctacgaaaaaagacgaaattttcaacgaaaaaagacaacttttcaacacgagttgaattttcaactaagtgaaAGTTTTTagacaagagagaaaaaaattgcaaacaaactgttagattttcaacctagacgattaattttctaccaaaaagaacgagttttcaaaaaatatatgaattttcaaccaggtaataatttgtaattgttttaagtCTTAAACtgtgtttttaaattctttaaatgaaaaatgtaaattaaaataattttaaaagatatttagaagtttttagattttttaaaaataatttaaaacatgcaAATGTTGTGAAATTTTGAGGCCTTTTAaggacttttttaaaacttttaaaaataagttagttattaatttaagaagtttgaGTTTACAAAAAACAAtctaattgtttaacttttaatgtttcaacttagaattaattgttttaaaaaattccctgttccaactcggaactcatttaaattttttaattttccctgtttcaagaaaaattataatacttttggaTAAATATCAGTTTCCActcagaattgattaaaattggcAAATTtcctgcttcaactcagaattacaATTCTTTGGAAAAAGTTCCTGTTCCAATTCCGAATTGTAttccttttcgaaatttttttttcgaaaaatttaattaaatcttttcattttttcctgatccaaaagaaattattattgttttgcaTAAATaacagtttcaactcagaattaattaaaaattggaaaattcccagtTGCAATTCCAAGTTAGAATTTATTACTATTCTGGATAAATGCCGTTTCCaattcggaatttatttaaatattttaattttccctgttccaagacaaaatattattcttttgcaTAAATAACAGTTTCGACTCAAAGTGggttaaaaattccctgtttaagtcctgaattttaattcttcaatcaaATTCTTCGTTTCAACTAAGATTTctgtattgatttttttataatgatttttctataattctagatttctagaattttagtTTCTGGAATTCtaacttttcagaaaaattctaaaatctagaaacaaaaatttgtaagaaaaattggtaaaattccagaacaaaaattaaattcgctGTTTTATGaccaaaataatttgtattttcgtttttcttcttttttacaaCTTTTACGTTACGTTATTTCTgtactaatttgtttataatgattttcctaGAATTCTAGTTTCTAGAATTTTCGTTTCTATCATTCTAGTTTCTAGAGTGCTAGTTTCTagaatctagaaaaaaaaatttgtaaggcaaattggtaaaattccagatcaaaaattaaattcagtgtTTTATGactgaaataatttgtattttcgtttttgtttttcttttcacgACTTTTAAGTTACGTTATtgctgtattaatttttttatattgatttttctagaattttagtttctagaattctaaatttccagaaaaattctataatctagaaacaaaaatttgtaataaaattggtaaaattccaaatcaaaaattaaattcgctGTTTTATgactaaaataatttgtattttcgtTTTTGATCTTCTTTTCACAACTTTTACGTTACGTTATTTCTgtactaatttgtttataatgattttcctaGAATTCTAGTTTCTCGAATTTTCGTTTCTATCATTCTAGCTTCTAGAGTACTAGTTTCTAGAATTCCAgaattctaaaattctagaatctagaaaaaaaaatttgtaagaaaaattggtgaaattccagatcaaaaattaaattcactgtTTTATGagtgaaataatttgtattttcgtTTTTGTTCTTCTTTTCACAACTTTTACGTTACGTTATTTCTGTACTAATTTGTTcataatgatttttctagaattttcgttTCTGTCATTCTAGTTTCTAAAGTACTAGTTTGTAgaattctaaaattctagaaaaattctagaatgtagaaaaaaaaatttgtaagaaaaattgataaaattccagatcaaaaattaaattcactgtTTTA
It encodes:
- the LOC117171440 gene encoding 26S proteasome non-ATPase regulatory subunit 10-like, with translation MAPVPEPTIYDLAYRGQAAAVKILLSENEKLKTQTDNNERMLIHWAALGGHDDLVIYLLSLGSPVDPTDDTNMTPLILASSAGREDVVKVLLKRDANVNAKTTEGHSALQYAASKNWLEICEALIKKGADINITDSRGATPLHRAASKGNLLVVKLFLDCGKDLKINATDMYGNTALHLACEEDRQEEAKLLVGKGADISLTNKEKKTPLDLAGLGLARQLKEIQQKSQSSK